Proteins from a genomic interval of Piscinibacter sp. HJYY11:
- the glcE gene encoding glycolate oxidase subunit GlcE: MNDHDPALQRLIDQVQAARHDGRHLDIRGGGTKSFYGEAAQGEPLHLRELSGISSYEPSELVVTARAGTPLAELEATLAECGQCLPFEPPHFMAGGTVGGMVAAGLSGPSRASVGAVRDYVLGASMLNGKAEVLSFGGQVMKNVAGYDVSRLLAGSMGTLGVILEVSLKVLPIAPATATLRFQMDQVAALDQLNRWGAQPLPLNASAWWDGTLLVRLRGALAAVQSAIATMGGEVIDPALASPFWNGLRHHTDEYFTKAQAAVNGGTVSLWRVSLPPTAKPLILPGEQLIEWHGAQRWLCTSASGAKVREAALRGGGHATLFMSQHKQAGVFAPLKAPLDRIHRELKKSFDPDAVFNRGRLYPGL, encoded by the coding sequence ATGAACGACCACGACCCCGCCCTGCAGCGCCTGATCGACCAGGTGCAAGCGGCCCGCCACGACGGCCGTCACCTCGACATCCGCGGCGGCGGCACCAAGAGTTTCTATGGCGAGGCCGCGCAAGGCGAGCCCTTGCACCTGCGCGAACTGAGCGGCATCTCGAGCTACGAGCCGAGCGAGCTCGTCGTCACCGCGCGGGCCGGCACGCCGCTCGCCGAACTGGAGGCCACGCTCGCCGAATGTGGCCAGTGCCTGCCTTTCGAGCCGCCGCATTTCATGGCGGGCGGCACGGTGGGCGGGATGGTGGCCGCGGGGCTCTCGGGCCCGTCGCGTGCGTCGGTGGGTGCGGTGCGCGATTACGTGCTCGGCGCTTCCATGCTCAACGGCAAGGCCGAGGTGCTCAGCTTCGGCGGCCAGGTGATGAAGAACGTGGCGGGCTACGACGTGTCGCGCCTGCTGGCGGGATCGATGGGCACGCTGGGCGTCATCCTCGAGGTCTCGCTCAAGGTGCTGCCGATCGCGCCGGCCACCGCCACGCTGCGTTTCCAGATGGACCAGGTGGCTGCGCTCGACCAGCTCAACCGCTGGGGCGCGCAGCCGCTGCCCCTCAACGCCAGCGCCTGGTGGGACGGCACGCTGCTCGTGCGCCTGCGCGGCGCGCTCGCGGCGGTGCAGTCCGCCATCGCGACGATGGGCGGCGAGGTGATCGACCCGGCGCTCGCCAGCCCCTTCTGGAACGGCCTGCGCCACCACACCGACGAATACTTCACCAAAGCCCAGGCGGCGGTGAACGGCGGCACGGTGTCGTTGTGGCGCGTCTCGCTGCCGCCCACTGCCAAGCCGCTCATCCTGCCGGGCGAGCAGCTCATCGAGTGGCACGGCGCGCAACGCTGGCTGTGCACCTCGGCCTCGGGCGCCAAGGTGCGCGAGGCGGCGTTGCGCGGCGGTGGGCATGCCACGCTCTTCATGTCGCAGCACAAGCAGGCGGGTGTGTTCGCGCCGCTCAAGGCGCCGCTCGACCGCATCCACCGCGAGCTGAAGAAATCATTCGACCCCGATGCGGTGTTCAACCGCGGTCGTCTGTACCCGGGGCTCTGA
- a CDS encoding RidA family protein → MNLIQLINPPALYDPVPNGYSHVAVAEGEALRLVLASGQGGEDREGRLLPTFREQLRQAIDNMLAALAAAGVAPGDVARTLVLVVDHTEEKLHMIGEEFDRVWGPALKPACTLVPVPRLALDGMLIEIEATAIQRQPVTA, encoded by the coding sequence ATGAACCTGATTCAGTTGATCAACCCACCCGCGCTGTACGACCCGGTGCCCAACGGCTACTCGCACGTGGCCGTTGCCGAGGGCGAGGCCTTGCGCCTCGTGCTGGCGTCGGGCCAGGGTGGTGAAGACCGCGAAGGCCGGCTGCTGCCGACGTTTCGCGAGCAGCTCCGCCAGGCCATCGACAACATGCTGGCCGCACTCGCGGCCGCCGGCGTGGCGCCGGGCGACGTGGCGCGCACGCTCGTCCTCGTGGTCGACCACACCGAGGAGAAGCTGCACATGATCGGCGAGGAATTCGACCGCGTGTGGGGCCCGGCACTCAAGCCCGCGTGCACGCTGGTGCCGGTGCCGCGGCTCGCGCTCGACGGTATGCTGATCGAGATCGAGGCCACCGCGATCCAGCGCCAGCCCGTCACCGCCTGA
- a CDS encoding caspase family protein, with protein sequence MFALLATGAQAEDRALLIGVGQYRDRGMGADLPGIELDIGVMKDVAESLGFKPAATKVLLNREATLAAVRQTLQQWLVDGTTATDRVLIYYSGHGTQLPDEDGDEDDGLDEAWTLHDMAPARRNGRATLDGVLLDDELAATLARIPSRQVLVLVDACHSGTSTRSGLGVLPRLGVQQAMAKYYPLPQGEAAPVPTVKRLGVRGDNHLAVSAARDAEQSLTTERGSVFTMALREAVAARREAGQVSMRELWQESSTFIASRLDGPLRFHPQLDGNLAMADWPVPLPSLADGGGAAWRKLEQLAAGAGGVRVAFRQPRYAEGAPMQLEVRTAQAGHLNVLSVGPDGVPLVLFPNGQHRAQAVKAGAVVKLPTPSMKIGFTAGRPFGATLVVAVVTREPLDLHTLADGEHDEQGVLREVVGQLSERGLQQLQAVRAKSAKGYAAGTALVRVCPAAGECR encoded by the coding sequence ATGTTCGCGCTCCTGGCGACGGGTGCGCAGGCCGAAGACCGCGCGCTGCTCATCGGCGTGGGCCAGTACCGCGACCGTGGCATGGGCGCCGACCTGCCGGGCATCGAGCTCGACATCGGCGTGATGAAGGACGTGGCCGAGAGCCTCGGCTTCAAGCCAGCGGCGACAAAGGTGCTGCTGAACCGCGAGGCCACGCTCGCGGCCGTGCGGCAGACCTTGCAGCAGTGGCTGGTGGACGGCACCACCGCCACCGACCGCGTGCTCATCTACTACAGCGGCCACGGCACGCAGCTGCCCGACGAAGACGGTGACGAGGACGACGGCCTCGACGAAGCCTGGACCTTGCACGACATGGCGCCCGCCAGGCGCAACGGCCGCGCCACGCTCGACGGCGTGCTGCTCGACGACGAGCTCGCCGCCACGCTCGCGCGCATCCCGAGCCGCCAGGTGCTGGTGCTGGTCGACGCCTGTCACAGCGGCACCTCCACCCGCTCCGGCCTCGGGGTGCTGCCGCGCCTGGGCGTGCAGCAGGCGATGGCCAAGTACTACCCGTTGCCGCAGGGCGAGGCGGCACCGGTGCCCACGGTGAAGCGCCTCGGGGTGCGCGGCGACAACCACCTCGCGGTCAGCGCGGCGCGCGATGCCGAGCAGTCGCTCACCACCGAGCGCGGCAGCGTGTTCACCATGGCCTTGCGCGAAGCGGTGGCGGCGCGGCGCGAGGCGGGGCAGGTGTCGATGCGCGAGCTGTGGCAGGAGTCCTCGACCTTCATCGCCTCGCGGCTCGACGGGCCGCTGCGCTTCCATCCGCAGCTCGACGGCAACCTGGCCATGGCCGACTGGCCGGTCCCCTTGCCCTCGCTCGCCGATGGCGGTGGCGCGGCCTGGCGCAAGCTCGAGCAGCTGGCCGCGGGTGCAGGGGGCGTGCGTGTCGCGTTCCGCCAGCCACGTTATGCGGAAGGCGCGCCGATGCAGCTCGAAGTGCGCACCGCGCAGGCCGGCCACCTCAACGTGCTGAGCGTGGGGCCGGATGGCGTGCCGCTGGTGCTGTTCCCGAATGGCCAGCATCGTGCGCAGGCGGTGAAGGCCGGTGCGGTGGTGAAGCTGCCCACGCCCTCGATGAAGATCGGCTTCACCGCCGGCCGCCCGTTCGGCGCCACGCTGGTGGTGGCCGTCGTGACGCGCGAGCCGCTCGACCTGCACACGTTGGCCGATGGCGAGCACGACGAGCAGGGCGTGCTGCGCGAGGTGGTGGGCCAGCTGTCCGAGCGGGGGCTGCAGCAGCTCCAGGCCGTGCGAGCGAAGTCCGCGAAGGGCTATGCCGCCGGCACCGCCCTCGTGCGCGTGTGCCCCGCGGCGGGCGAGTGCCGCTGA
- a CDS encoding long-chain fatty acid--CoA ligase codes for MQHAAQRPSAPALREKEFGIWQTLSWQQLAELVRALAGGLAAAGLQRGQHVVVIGDNRPRLYATLLAAQSLGAVPVPLYQDAAAQEFVFPLVNAEVGFAIVEDQEQVDKLLEIRAQCPGLQRIWYDDPRGLRHYSEPGLAALDALVADGRAHESTHPGFVDAEIAKAQPGDVAAMFFTSGTTGNPKGVVHTHLSLIDRAVAGARFDKLTEREEVLAYLPLAWIGQNVFSYAQWLACGYVVNCPESANTVSIDLREVGPTYYFAPPRIFEGLLTTVMIRMEDASAPKRWLFKRCMDLARRVGPALMDGKPVGALDKLRYALGNLFIYGPLRNTLGLSRVRVAYTAGEAIGPDLFTFYRSIGVNLKQLYGSTETAVFVCLQPDDQARADTVGVPIEGVEIKVKDSGEILVRSSGLLRGYYKNEAATAEVLDAEGWYHTGDAGFMDAQGHLKIIDRAKDVGRTLAGEMFAPKYVENKLKFFPFIKEAVAFGDKRDRVCAFVNIDMEAVGNWAERRNLPYAGYTDLAQKPEVYELVRDCIEQVNADLAADDKLAGSQISRFLILHKELDADDGELTRTRKVRRGHIGERYQVLVDALYGGKTEQYIETAVKFEDGRSGTVSATLRIEDAKTFPAMKKAA; via the coding sequence ATGCAGCATGCCGCCCAGCGGCCTTCGGCGCCCGCGTTGCGCGAGAAGGAGTTCGGCATCTGGCAGACGCTCTCGTGGCAGCAGCTCGCCGAGCTCGTGCGCGCGCTCGCCGGTGGCCTGGCCGCCGCGGGCCTGCAGCGCGGCCAGCATGTGGTGGTGATCGGCGACAACCGGCCGCGCCTCTATGCCACGCTGCTCGCGGCGCAATCGCTCGGTGCCGTCCCCGTGCCGCTGTACCAGGATGCGGCGGCGCAGGAGTTCGTGTTCCCGCTGGTGAACGCCGAGGTCGGCTTCGCGATCGTCGAGGACCAGGAGCAGGTCGACAAGCTGCTCGAGATCCGTGCGCAATGCCCCGGGCTGCAACGCATCTGGTACGACGACCCGCGCGGCCTGCGCCACTACAGCGAGCCGGGCCTCGCAGCGCTCGATGCGCTGGTCGCCGACGGTCGCGCGCATGAGAGCACCCACCCGGGCTTCGTCGACGCCGAGATCGCGAAGGCCCAGCCCGGCGACGTGGCCGCGATGTTCTTCACCTCGGGCACCACCGGCAACCCGAAGGGCGTGGTGCACACGCACCTCTCGCTCATCGACCGCGCCGTCGCCGGCGCCCGCTTCGACAAGCTCACCGAGCGCGAGGAGGTGCTGGCGTACCTGCCGCTCGCATGGATCGGGCAGAACGTGTTCTCGTATGCGCAGTGGCTGGCCTGCGGCTACGTCGTCAACTGCCCCGAGTCGGCCAACACGGTGTCGATCGACCTGCGTGAAGTGGGGCCCACCTACTACTTCGCGCCGCCGCGCATCTTCGAAGGCCTGCTCACCACGGTGATGATCCGCATGGAAGACGCAAGCGCGCCCAAGCGATGGCTCTTCAAGCGTTGCATGGACCTGGCGCGCCGCGTGGGCCCGGCGCTGATGGACGGCAAGCCGGTGGGTGCGCTCGACAAGCTGCGCTACGCGCTCGGCAACCTCTTCATCTACGGCCCGCTGCGCAACACGCTCGGCCTCTCGCGCGTGCGCGTGGCCTACACCGCGGGCGAAGCGATCGGGCCCGACCTCTTCACCTTCTACCGCTCGATCGGCGTCAACCTGAAGCAGCTCTATGGCTCGACCGAGACCGCCGTCTTCGTCTGCCTGCAGCCCGACGACCAGGCGCGTGCCGACACCGTGGGCGTGCCGATCGAAGGCGTGGAAATCAAGGTGAAGGACAGCGGCGAGATCCTCGTGCGCTCGTCGGGCCTGCTGCGGGGCTATTACAAGAACGAGGCGGCGACCGCCGAGGTGCTCGATGCCGAGGGCTGGTACCACACCGGTGATGCCGGCTTCATGGATGCACAAGGCCATCTGAAGATCATCGACCGTGCGAAGGACGTGGGCCGCACGCTGGCCGGCGAGATGTTTGCTCCCAAGTACGTGGAGAACAAGCTCAAGTTCTTCCCCTTCATCAAGGAGGCGGTGGCCTTCGGCGACAAGCGCGACCGCGTCTGTGCCTTCGTCAACATCGACATGGAAGCGGTGGGCAACTGGGCCGAACGGCGCAACCTGCCCTATGCCGGCTACACCGACCTGGCGCAGAAGCCCGAGGTGTACGAGCTGGTGCGCGACTGCATCGAGCAGGTCAACGCCGACCTGGCGGCCGACGACAAGCTCGCGGGCAGCCAGATCAGCCGCTTCCTCATCCTGCACAAGGAGCTCGATGCCGACGACGGCGAGCTGACCCGCACGCGCAAGGTGCGGCGTGGCCACATCGGCGAGCGCTACCAGGTGCTGGTGGATGCGCTGTATGGCGGCAAGACCGAGCAGTACATCGAGACGGCGGTCAAGTTCGAGGACGGCCGCAGCGGCACGGTCTCGGCCACGCTGCGCATCGAGGATGCGAAGACCTTCCCGGCGATGAAGAAGGCGGCCTGA
- a CDS encoding helix-turn-helix domain-containing protein, with amino-acid sequence MDLTRHLPHPDHVAEALAAVVALRQFADQYEARAVTLALKQGWSWAQIAEALGVTKQAAHRRLSHLHR; translated from the coding sequence ATGGACCTGACCCGACACCTTCCCCACCCCGATCACGTCGCCGAGGCGCTGGCCGCCGTGGTGGCGCTGCGGCAGTTCGCCGACCAGTACGAGGCACGTGCCGTCACGCTGGCGTTGAAACAAGGTTGGTCATGGGCCCAGATCGCCGAAGCGCTCGGCGTCACCAAGCAGGCGGCCCACCGGCGCCTGTCGCATCTCCATCGCTGA
- a CDS encoding DNA/RNA non-specific endonuclease, which produces MTTTPQSWRPLDPDYGNRPGYDAGFLDVTVPLPTLASSMRGLASVPLLPYQHFSILMNPSRRLAFWTAVNIDGRQERHLGQRQPDEWWFDERQGLTPPITAELQIGNTFYKGSGFQRGHLVRRLDPAWGETDAQSGRGEADTFHWTNCSPQMPELNTGWWLQVEDHVLQTANAHDHKVSVFSGCLFTDEDPLYRGVQIPLAFWKVIAWTVVDAGTQALRSLAFLVKQDEAVAALIKKRGMKPQATTFDDVPEPIQGYQTTVAELSRLTHCGFGDLARADVDVYARRRTTRLAPQVFNTIDTYRPLGRPADLFTQ; this is translated from the coding sequence ATGACGACCACACCGCAGTCCTGGCGCCCGCTCGACCCCGACTACGGCAACCGCCCTGGCTACGACGCCGGCTTCCTCGACGTGACCGTGCCACTGCCCACGCTTGCGTCGTCGATGCGGGGTCTCGCGAGCGTGCCGCTGCTGCCCTACCAGCACTTCAGCATCCTGATGAACCCGTCGCGGCGCCTGGCCTTCTGGACCGCCGTCAACATCGACGGACGCCAGGAGCGCCACCTCGGCCAGCGCCAGCCCGACGAATGGTGGTTTGACGAACGCCAGGGCCTCACGCCGCCGATCACCGCCGAGTTGCAGATCGGCAACACCTTCTACAAGGGCTCGGGCTTCCAGCGCGGCCACCTCGTGCGCCGCCTCGACCCGGCCTGGGGCGAGACCGACGCGCAATCCGGCCGCGGCGAAGCCGACACCTTCCACTGGACCAACTGCTCGCCACAGATGCCCGAGCTCAACACCGGCTGGTGGCTGCAGGTCGAAGACCACGTGCTGCAGACGGCCAACGCGCACGACCACAAGGTGTCGGTCTTCTCGGGCTGTCTCTTCACCGACGAGGACCCGCTCTACCGCGGCGTGCAGATCCCGCTCGCCTTCTGGAAGGTGATCGCGTGGACGGTCGTCGACGCGGGCACGCAGGCGCTGCGCTCGCTGGCCTTCCTCGTGAAGCAGGACGAAGCGGTGGCCGCGCTGATCAAGAAGCGCGGCATGAAGCCGCAGGCCACCACGTTCGACGACGTGCCCGAGCCGATCCAGGGTTACCAGACGACGGTAGCCGAGCTCTCGCGCCTCACGCACTGCGGCTTCGGCGACCTGGCGCGGGCCGACGTCGACGTCTACGCCCGCCGCCGCACCACGCGCCTTGCGCCGCAGGTGTTCAACACGATCGACACCTACCGCCCGCTCGGCCGCCCCGCCGATCTCTTCACGCAGTGA
- a CDS encoding acyltransferase, with translation MRERTTSDRPRGGTDNVAGPEAEARQTIELLQLARGMAALAVAAYHLSQQIARELPALGRPFWDVARHGHLGVQFFFALSGFIILYAHAADVGRPSRLGTYLHKRAVRIYPLYWIVLALVAAGIHLKGANGLADVSSATSWLSQVLLLKLDTSRSVVGQAWTLFHEVFFYLLFALAILHRRLGVLVLATWFLCCLCLWEIQDNVQGVRDVLLGVNNLFFLAGMLAFWMAPRLGLTLARFAFAGGAVLFLWGTTAFPEPDPTRVAAEMTWLLSFVLVIAGGCALERHGAFGRLPRWMTFIGDASYSIYLIHWHVQTYALRFARELGLADLMPGRAFWIVVLGLSVLVGCALYVAVERPLLGFLKRGRPPIARQSAWSSR, from the coding sequence ATGAGGGAGAGAACAACGAGTGACCGTCCACGAGGCGGCACCGACAACGTCGCAGGGCCTGAGGCCGAGGCGCGCCAGACGATCGAGCTGCTCCAGCTCGCGCGCGGCATGGCTGCGCTCGCCGTGGCGGCATACCACCTGTCCCAGCAGATCGCCCGGGAACTGCCCGCGCTCGGCCGTCCCTTCTGGGATGTCGCGCGGCATGGGCACCTGGGTGTCCAGTTCTTCTTCGCGCTGAGCGGCTTCATCATCCTCTATGCCCATGCCGCAGACGTGGGGCGCCCCAGCCGCTTGGGCACTTATCTGCACAAGCGCGCCGTGCGCATCTACCCCCTCTACTGGATCGTGCTCGCCCTCGTGGCGGCGGGCATCCACCTGAAGGGCGCCAACGGCCTGGCCGATGTGTCGTCGGCCACCAGTTGGCTGTCGCAGGTGCTCCTGTTGAAGCTCGACACCTCGCGGTCGGTCGTGGGCCAGGCGTGGACGTTGTTCCACGAAGTGTTCTTCTACCTGCTGTTCGCGCTGGCCATCCTGCACCGCCGGCTGGGCGTCCTGGTGCTGGCGACATGGTTCCTGTGCTGTCTTTGCCTGTGGGAGATCCAGGACAACGTCCAGGGTGTGCGGGACGTGCTCCTCGGTGTCAACAACCTCTTCTTCCTGGCCGGCATGCTGGCCTTCTGGATGGCGCCGCGCCTGGGCCTCACGCTGGCGAGGTTTGCATTCGCCGGCGGCGCCGTGCTGTTCCTGTGGGGCACGACGGCATTTCCCGAGCCCGACCCGACGCGCGTCGCGGCCGAGATGACCTGGCTGCTGTCGTTCGTCCTCGTCATCGCCGGAGGCTGTGCGCTCGAGCGCCACGGTGCGTTTGGCAGGCTGCCACGGTGGATGACCTTCATCGGCGATGCCTCGTACTCCATCTACCTCATCCACTGGCACGTGCAGACCTACGCGCTGCGGTTCGCCCGAGAGCTGGGCCTGGCCGACCTCATGCCCGGCCGTGCGTTCTGGATCGTGGTGCTGGGCCTTTCGGTGCTGGTGGGCTGTGCGCTCTACGTCGCCGTCGAACGCCCGCTGCTGGGTTTTCTGAAGCGCGGGCGCCCACCAATCGCGAGGCAGTCGGCCTGGTCCTCCCGCTGA
- the glcF gene encoding glycolate oxidase subunit GlcF: MQTKLAPEFKGTPDGDAAEAILRKCVHCGFCTATCPTYQLLGDELDGPRGRIYLMKQVLEGEPVTQSTQLHLDRCLTCRNCESTCPSGVQYGQLVDIGRKVVEAKVPRPPKEKAVRWLLKEGLTSPLFGPAMKLGQMVRPLLPAVLKGKVPPKPAERAHQWPTREHPRKVLMLMGCVQPSMMPNINSATARVLDAAGIQTLVADDAGCCGAIRTHLADVDGGRDDMRRNIDAWWPLVSAGKVEAIVMNASGCGVTVKDYGHALAADPAYADKAARISELTKDLSELLEDIAPKLKTRLRKPKAKRLVFHPPCTLQHGQQLRGGVETHLAALGYDVQLASAESHLCCGSAGTYSVLQPELATKLRDRKLGHLQASEPEVIISANIGCIQHLQTGTGTPVRHWIEVLDDALM, from the coding sequence ATGCAGACGAAGCTTGCGCCCGAATTCAAAGGCACGCCCGACGGCGACGCGGCCGAAGCCATCCTGCGCAAGTGCGTGCACTGCGGCTTCTGCACCGCCACCTGCCCGACCTACCAGCTGCTGGGCGACGAGCTCGACGGCCCGCGAGGCCGCATCTACCTGATGAAGCAGGTGCTCGAAGGCGAGCCCGTCACGCAGAGCACGCAGCTGCACCTGGACCGCTGCCTCACCTGCCGCAACTGCGAGAGCACCTGTCCTTCGGGCGTGCAGTACGGCCAGCTGGTCGACATCGGTCGCAAGGTCGTCGAGGCCAAGGTGCCGCGCCCGCCGAAGGAGAAGGCGGTGCGCTGGTTGCTGAAGGAGGGCCTAACCTCGCCGCTCTTCGGGCCGGCGATGAAGCTCGGCCAGATGGTGCGCCCGCTGCTGCCGGCGGTGCTGAAGGGCAAGGTGCCTCCGAAGCCGGCAGAACGCGCCCACCAGTGGCCCACGCGCGAGCACCCGCGCAAGGTGCTGATGCTGATGGGCTGCGTGCAGCCGTCGATGATGCCCAACATCAACAGCGCGACCGCCCGTGTGCTCGATGCGGCCGGCATCCAGACGCTCGTGGCCGACGACGCCGGCTGCTGCGGCGCCATCCGCACCCACCTCGCCGACGTGGACGGTGGCCGCGACGACATGCGCCGCAACATCGATGCGTGGTGGCCGCTGGTGAGCGCCGGCAAGGTCGAGGCGATCGTGATGAACGCGTCGGGCTGCGGCGTGACGGTGAAGGACTACGGCCACGCGCTCGCGGCCGACCCGGCCTATGCCGACAAGGCCGCGCGCATCAGCGAGCTCACCAAAGACCTGAGCGAGCTGCTCGAAGACATCGCTCCGAAGCTCAAGACACGCCTGCGCAAGCCCAAGGCCAAGCGCCTCGTGTTCCACCCGCCGTGCACGCTGCAGCATGGCCAGCAGCTGCGCGGCGGTGTCGAGACGCACCTCGCGGCCCTCGGCTACGACGTGCAGCTCGCCTCCGCCGAGAGCCACCTGTGCTGCGGCTCGGCGGGCACCTATTCGGTCTTGCAACCCGAGCTCGCCACGAAGCTGCGCGACCGCAAGCTCGGCCACCTGCAGGCCAGCGAACCAGAAGTGATCATCTCGGCCAACATCGGCTGCATCCAGCACCTCCAGACCGGCACCGGCACGCCGGTGCGGCACTGGATCGAAGTGCTGGACGACGCCCTGATGTGA
- a CDS encoding LysR substrate-binding domain-containing protein yields MAESDSSVARPVRRLPSLHALRAFEAAAAHMSFLRAAAELSLTPTAISHQVKSLEETLGCALFVRLPRRLELTPAGQRLHQAVTEGLDAIAAGLAALRREAAGQMVTLTTNTAFAARWLLPRMAALRAACPDIDLRLNATEAVADLARGDADLAIRYGDGRWPRLAVQRLRLEHYAPMCSPLLGLRRPGELARHKLVHFDWQPHAKAPATWERWYREAGLRRPSAPPTLSFSDETHAVLAVLGGQGVGLLSTTLLADELRSGALVQPFGPTLATGAYHLVALPGREREPAVRAVWQWFVANLQDAGA; encoded by the coding sequence ATGGCTGAATCTGATTCATCTGTTGCCCGACCGGTCCGGCGCCTGCCGTCGCTGCACGCGCTGCGCGCCTTCGAAGCGGCCGCCGCGCACATGAGCTTCCTGCGCGCGGCTGCCGAACTCTCGCTCACGCCCACCGCGATCAGCCACCAGGTGAAGTCGCTCGAAGAAACACTCGGCTGCGCCCTCTTCGTGCGGCTGCCGCGCCGGCTCGAGCTCACCCCGGCCGGGCAACGCCTGCACCAGGCGGTGACGGAAGGGCTCGACGCCATCGCGGCCGGGCTCGCTGCACTGCGGCGCGAGGCCGCCGGCCAGATGGTCACGCTCACCACCAACACCGCGTTTGCCGCGCGCTGGCTGCTGCCACGCATGGCGGCCCTGCGCGCCGCCTGCCCCGACATCGACCTGCGCCTCAACGCCACCGAAGCAGTGGCCGACCTGGCGCGTGGCGATGCCGACCTGGCCATCCGCTATGGCGACGGCCGCTGGCCCCGCCTCGCGGTGCAACGCCTGCGCCTCGAGCACTACGCGCCGATGTGCAGCCCGCTGCTCGGCCTGCGCCGGCCGGGCGAGCTGGCGCGTCACAAGCTCGTGCACTTCGACTGGCAGCCCCACGCGAAAGCCCCCGCCACGTGGGAGCGCTGGTACCGCGAAGCCGGCCTGCGCCGCCCGTCGGCCCCACCCACGCTGTCGTTTTCGGACGAGACCCACGCCGTGCTAGCCGTGCTGGGCGGCCAGGGCGTGGGCCTGCTCAGCACCACGCTGCTCGCCGACGAGTTGCGCAGCGGCGCGCTGGTGCAACCCTTCGGGCCGACGCTTGCCACCGGCGCCTATCACCTGGTGGCCTTGCCGGGGCGCGAACGCGAGCCAGCGGTCCGCGCGGTGTGGCAGTGGTTCGTGGCGAACTTGCAGGACGCCGGAGCGTGA
- a CDS encoding Clp protease N-terminal domain-containing protein produces the protein MFTTLKVRWQDMRTIARLCTAAENIARAEPGSEHLVLASLELPDGSSREVFARLGLSREAFAEAIQAQFTDALGSVGLNVPPSEPEVANSAKARGMLYRAAPSGQALIQRLVHMPRRQARQPLAGADILLAVAEEQFSIAARAFARLGIRREQLAAAATQALEGQPA, from the coding sequence ATGTTCACGACATTGAAGGTCAGGTGGCAGGACATGCGCACGATCGCGCGCCTGTGCACCGCTGCTGAAAACATCGCCCGCGCCGAGCCGGGCTCCGAGCACCTCGTGCTCGCCTCGCTCGAGCTGCCCGACGGCTCGTCGCGCGAGGTGTTTGCGCGCCTGGGGCTCAGCCGCGAGGCGTTTGCCGAGGCCATCCAGGCGCAGTTCACCGACGCGCTGGGCAGCGTGGGCTTGAACGTGCCGCCCAGCGAGCCCGAGGTGGCAAACAGTGCCAAGGCACGCGGCATGCTGTACCGTGCTGCGCCCTCGGGCCAGGCCTTGATCCAGCGGCTGGTGCACATGCCCCGGCGCCAGGCACGCCAGCCGCTCGCCGGCGCCGACATCCTGCTTGCCGTGGCGGAAGAGCAGTTCTCGATTGCCGCGCGTGCCTTTGCACGCCTGGGCATCCGCCGCGAGCAACTCGCCGCGGCCGCCACCCAAGCCCTCGAGGGCCAGCCCGCATGA
- a CDS encoding Crp/Fnr family transcriptional regulator yields the protein MRRAPEVLAPSSTPLHTRARVPTAAELADIPWLKTLQADEHARAVADLRVVNVDTGELVSRIGRPVTYWFGVIDGLLKMSNDSATGMPITFTGVPPGGWFGEGTVLKRELYRYNIQALRKSVVAGISVDTFHWLIDRSIPFNRFVMNQLNERLGQFIAAREIDRLNDPDVKVARSLAALFHPTLYPGVGTLLRITQQELGYLVGLSRQRVNEALHALQALGLIRIEYGGLRVLDLDGLRRQTQGPSVDRD from the coding sequence ATGCGACGTGCACCCGAGGTCTTGGCTCCCAGCTCCACGCCGCTGCACACACGCGCACGTGTGCCCACGGCTGCGGAGCTGGCCGACATCCCCTGGCTCAAGACCCTGCAAGCCGATGAACACGCGCGTGCCGTGGCCGATCTCAGGGTGGTGAACGTCGACACCGGCGAGCTGGTGAGCCGCATCGGCCGCCCGGTGACCTACTGGTTCGGCGTCATCGATGGCCTGCTCAAGATGAGCAACGACTCGGCGACCGGCATGCCCATCACCTTCACCGGCGTGCCGCCCGGCGGCTGGTTCGGCGAAGGCACGGTGCTCAAGCGCGAGCTCTACCGCTACAACATCCAGGCCTTGCGCAAGAGCGTGGTGGCCGGGATCTCGGTCGACACCTTCCACTGGCTCATCGACCGCAGCATCCCGTTCAACCGCTTCGTGATGAACCAGCTCAACGAGCGGCTCGGCCAGTTCATCGCCGCACGCGAGATCGACCGGCTGAACGACCCCGACGTGAAGGTCGCGCGCAGCCTCGCGGCGCTCTTCCATCCCACGCTGTACCCGGGCGTGGGCACGCTGCTGCGCATCACGCAGCAGGAGTTGGGCTACCTGGTGGGCCTGTCACGCCAGCGGGTGAACGAAGCCCTGCACGCGCTGCAGGCGCTCGGGCTGATCCGCATCGAATACGGCGGGCTGCGGGTGCTCGACCTCGACGGGCTGCGGCGCCAGACGCAAGGGCCGTCGGTCGACCGCGACTGA